A single genomic interval of Malania oleifera isolate guangnan ecotype guangnan chromosome 13, ASM2987363v1, whole genome shotgun sequence harbors:
- the LOC131145778 gene encoding LRR receptor-like serine/threonine-protein kinase GSO1, protein MGGTRMSLLVLFFTVINAVHGVTLGGNLTESYWILRIKRKLVDPAGVLNNWSSKVAVCSWNGLMCSDDQTHIVGLNLSGSGLFGSILPEVSRLTSLQMLDLSMNSLTGSIPPQLGQLQNLTELLLYSNSLTGKIPAEIGLLKNLQVLRIGDNKLTGEIPPSIGNLSELGVLGVASCQLNGSIPVEIGNLKHLQFLNLQDNNLSGFIPSEIHGCLELGSFAAANNMLEGKIPVAKGFLQSLQLLNLANNSLSGSIPIELARLSNLQYLNLLGNRLSGEIPSTLNQLNQLEILDLSGNNLSGSINLFSTQLKNLKTLVLSDNNLTGSIPGNFCVGDSNLQQLFLSQNNLSGRFPMELLKCSSLQQLDLSNNRFIGQLPPSLDKLQSLTDLLLNNNSFSGNLPPAIGNMSNLVSLYLFGNHLTGRLPKEIGNLKMLSIIYLYDNKMSGSIPTELTNCTSLTEIDFFGNNFTGSIPASIGKLKNLLLLQLRQNYLSGPIPPSLGYCISLQFLTLADNNFSGTVPATFRFLKVLNTLTLYNNSLEGPLPSSLYLLKNLQIINFYNNRFCGSILPLCGSRYLRMDLSNNSFSGPIPSELAMSNNLTRLRLAHNQLNGSIPSEFSHLTELQLLDLSYNLLTGEVPLELSNCSNLAQVLLNNNEFRGPIPPWLGALQELVVIDLSSNNFSGTVPAELGNCQRILKLSVHSNKLSGEIPPELGNLTSLNILQLQRNNLSGHIPSTIQQCKRLYELRLSENSFTGSIPSELGSLTQLQVMLDLSKNLLSGEIPSSLGNLLMLESLNLSCNKLHANIPSSLGKLTSLQMLNLSNNHLQGEIPSSLLEFPVSSFLGNDGLCGPPLVSCSESGDQEKRLSSKAVTGIVVAIIFTSAVICVVLLYIMLRMWLGWSKALLSNPDNSGNDQEREGETQVHGNEMRRDTEYWKVNSIPLVPPQDKEFPIFQSSKAQ, encoded by the coding sequence ATGGGCGGCACTAGAATGAGCCTATTGGTACTGTTCTTCACAGTAATTAATGCTGTGCATGGTGTCACCCTTGGAGGCAACTTAACAGAGTCCTACTGGATTCTGAGAATAAAGAGAAAGCTCGTCGATCCTGCGGGAGTTCTCAACAACTGGTCGTCGAAGGTCGCCGTATGCAGCTGGAATGGACTAATGTGTTCTGATGATCAAACTCACATTGTGGGACTGAACCTATCTGGATCAGGACTGTTCGGTTCAATCTTGCCTGAGGTCTCCCGGCTAACTTCACTTCAAATGCTTGATTTGTCTATGAATTCACTCACTGGTTCGATCCCCCCCCAGCTTGGCCAGCTTCAAAATTTAACAGAACTGCTCCTTTATTCAAATTCTCTAACTGGTAAGATTCCTGCAGAGATTGGTCTGCTGAAGAACTTGCAAGTTCTTAGAATAGGAGACAACAAGTTAACAGGAGAAATTCCACCAAGTATTGGTAACCTGAGTGAGTTGGGTGTATTGGGTGTTGCCTCTTGCCAATTAAACGGAAGCATTCCTGTTGAAATTGGTAATTTGAAGCATCTGCAATTTCTTAATTTGCAGGATAACAATCTCAGTGGCTTCATACCGTCAGAGATCCATGGCTGCTTAGAGCTTGGATCCTTTGCAGCGGCAAACAACATGCTTGAAGGAAAAATCCCCGTCGCAAAGGGATTTCTACAATCGCTGCAACTTCTGAACTTGGCCAACAACAGCCTCTCTGGATCAATTCCCATTGAGTTGGCTCGTCTGTCGAATTTGCAGTACTTGAATTTGCTTGGAAATAGGTTGAGTGGAGAAATTCCATCCACGCTAAACCAGTTGAATCAGCTTGAGATTCTTGACCTGTCAGGAAATAACCTCTCAGGATCGATAAACCTCTTCAGTACCCAGTTGAAGAATCTCAAGACGCTGGTTCTGTCTGATAACAATTTGACGGGTAGCATTCCGGGCAATTTCTGTGTCGGTGATTCAAATTTGCAGCAACTTTTTCTGTCTCAAAATAATCTATCAGGTAGATTTCCCATGGAGCTTCTGAAATGTTCCTCACTCCAACAATTAGACCTTTCTAATAACAGGTTTATAGGGCAACTGCCGCCTAGTCTAGACAAGCTGCAGAGCCTCACAGACCTTCTGCTCAATAATAACAGCTTTTCTGGAAATCTGCCACCTGCAATTGGAAATATGAGTAACTTGGTTTCCCTTTATCTGTTTGGCAACCATCTCACGGGTAGACTTCCGAAAGAAATTGGGAATTTGAAGATGTTAAGCATCATCTACCTCTATGATAATAAGATGTCTGGAAGCATACCGACAGAGTTAACGAACTGCACTAGCCTAACAGAGATTGATTTCTTTGGAAACAATTTCACGGGGTCCATACCCGCATCGATCGGAAAGCTTAAAAATCTATTGCTTCTTCAATTGAGGCAGAATTACTTATCGGGTCCAATCCCACCTAGCCTGGGCTATTGCATAAGTCTTCAGTTCTTGACTTTGGCAGACAACAATTTCTCAGGAACAGTTCCAGCAACGTTCAGGTTCCTTAAAGTGCTCAACACACTCACTCTCTACAACAACTCACTTGAAGGCCCTCTTCCCAGCTCCCTCTACCTTCTGAAAAACCTCCAGATTATAAATTTTTACAACAACAGGTTTTGTGGAAGCATTCTTCCTCTCTGCGGTTCAAGGTATTTGAGGATGGACTTATCAAACAACAGCTTCTCAGGCCCAATTCCTTCTGAATTAGCCATGTCAAATAATCTAACCCGTCTCCGCCTTGCTCACAATCAATTGAACGGCAGCATTCCTTCTGAATTTAGCCATCTCACTGAGCTCCAACTACTTGATTTATCATACAATCTTTTAACCGGAGAAGTGCCACTGGAGCTCTCAAACTGCTCAAACCTTGCACAGGTTTTACTCAACAACAATGAATTCAGAGGTCCAATTCCTCCATGGCTAGGGGCCTTGCAAGAACTCGTGGTTATCGATCTCTCATCTAACAACTTCAGTGGAACTGTCCCTGCAGAGCTCGGAAACTGTCAGAGAATTCTTAAGCTCTCAGTCCATAGCAACAAACTTTCAGGTGAGATCCCCCCAGAGCTTGGAAACCTTACTAGTCTCAATATTCTTCAGCTGCAAAGAAACAACCTTTCAGGCCACATTCCTTCTACAATCCAACAGTGTAAGAGGCTCTATGAACTCAGGCTATCTGAGAACTCGTTTACTGGTTCAATACCATCTGAGCTAGGTAGTCTTACCCAGCTGCAGGTGATGTTAGATCTCAGCAAAAATCTCCTTTCTGGGGAAATTCCTTCATCTCTGGGGAACCTTTTGATGTTAGAGAGTTTGAACCTCTCTTGCAATAAACTCCATGCAAATATTCCTTCATCGCTTGGAAAACTAACCAGCCTCCAAATGCTAAACCTTTCAAATAATCATCTACAGGGAGAAATCCCTTCATCACTTTTAGAATTCCCAGTCAGCTCATTCTTAGGAAATGATGGACTCTGTGGCCCACCATTAGTATCCTGCTCGGAATCCGGGGATCAGGAGAAACGGCTGTCCAGCAAAGCAGTTACAGGCATTGTAGTAGCCATTATCTTTACTTCCGCTGTTATATGCGTTGTGCTGCTTTATATCATGCTCAGAATGTGGCTTGGCTGGAGCAAAGCTTTGCTTTCAAACCCGGATAACAGTGGAAACGATCAGGAAAGAGAAGGGGAGACACAGGTTCATGGAAATGAGATGAGAAGGGATACGGAGTACTGGAAAGTGAATTCTattccactggttcctccacaaGATAAGGAATTTCCAATTTTCCAATCCTCAAAAGCACAGTGA